CGCCCGCCAATATCCTGCGCCTCTATGCCGCCACGGCTGTCGCGCTCACCCGCTGGGAGGATCGCCTGCGCCTGCGCCGTGTCGGCCTGGTTGTCGGGGAGCGGCCCGGTTCCGCGCAAGTCGTGCTCGATGCCCGGCGCACCGACACCGCCTCGGCCAATGCCCTCGTGCGGCTGTCCATCCCGCTCACCCCGTAACACCAATTCCGGCTCCCGGCCCCGCTTCCAACCCCGTTCAAGGAACCCGTTCATGCCCTTCAAACATGGTATCACCCTGACCGAGATCAGCACCGGCGCCCGGACGCTGACCGCTGTTTCCACCGCGATCCTCGGCCTTGTCGCCACCGCGCCCGACGCCGATGCCGATGCCTTCCCGCTCGACCGCCCGGTCCTCGTGACCGACATCGAGACCGCCATCGGCAAGGCCGGTCTTGCCGGCACGCTGGCCCGCTCGCTGCGCGCGATTGCCGACCAGACCCGCCCGGTCCTGGTCGTGGTGCGCGTGGCCGAAGGGGCTGATGATGCGGCCACCGCCAGCAACGTGATCGGCACGACCACGGCCGAGGGTACGAAGACCGGCATGCAGGCCCTGCTCGCCGCGCAGGCGCAGCTGGGCGTGAAGCCGAAGATCCTGGGCGCGCCCGGCCTTGAGACACAGGCCATCACCGCCGCGCTTGCGGTGATCGCCAAGAAGCTGCGCGGCTTCGTCTATGCCCGCGCGCTGGGCGCGACGATCACCGAGGCGAGCGCCTATCGCGCCAATTTCAGCGAGCGCGAGCTGATGCTGCTGATGCCCGACTTCCTCGCCTGGGACACCGCCACCAGCGCCAATGTGACCAGCTATGCCGCCGCCCGCGCCATGGGCCTGCGCGCGCTGATCGACGAGCAGACCGGCCCGCACAAGACCCTGTCGAACGTCGCCGTCTCGGGCGTGGTCGGCCTCACGCAGGACATTCACTGGGACATCGAGGACATGGCCAGCGATGCCGGGGTGCTCAACGCCGCGCAAGTCACCGCGCTGATCCGCTCGGACAGCGGCTTCCGCTTCTGGGGCAACCGCACTTGCGC
The genomic region above belongs to Novosphingobium sp. IK01 and contains:
- a CDS encoding GPW/gp25 family protein encodes the protein MARTTGASLDGLDHIRQSVADILSTPMGTRVGRRDYGSLVPELIDQPMTPANILRLYAATAVALTRWEDRLRLRRVGLVVGERPGSAQVVLDARRTDTASANALVRLSIPLTP
- a CDS encoding phage tail sheath subtilisin-like domain-containing protein; translation: MPFKHGITLTEISTGARTLTAVSTAILGLVATAPDADADAFPLDRPVLVTDIETAIGKAGLAGTLARSLRAIADQTRPVLVVVRVAEGADDAATASNVIGTTTAEGTKTGMQALLAAQAQLGVKPKILGAPGLETQAITAALAVIAKKLRGFVYARALGATITEASAYRANFSERELMLLMPDFLAWDTATSANVTSYAAARAMGLRALIDEQTGPHKTLSNVAVSGVVGLTQDIHWDIEDMASDAGVLNAAQVTALIRSDSGFRFWGNRTCADDPLFVFESTVRVAQLLADTVARGMVWAMDKDLTPSLARDIVETVNGFFLDLKTSGVILGAKAWFDETDNPVDSLKAGKLRIDYDYAVPPPLEDLGFNQRITDSYFADFASQLSQAG